The following are from one region of the Capsicum annuum cultivar UCD-10X-F1 chromosome 1, UCD10Xv1.1, whole genome shotgun sequence genome:
- the LOC107852117 gene encoding UDP-D-apiose/UDP-D-xylose synthase 2 produces MAGGGRVDLDGNPIKPITICMIGAGGFIGSHLCEKLMAETPHTVLAVDVYCDKIKHLLEPSELPWNGRIQFHRMNIKNDSRLEGLIKMADLTVNLAAICTPADYNTRPLDTIYSNFIDALPVVKYCSENGKRLIHFSTCEVYGKTIGAFLPQDSPLRQDPAFYVLSEDSSPCIFGSIEKQRWSYACAKQLIERLIYAEGAENGLEFSIVRPFNWIGPRMDFIPGIDGPSEGVPRVLACFSNNLLRREPLKLVDGGHSQRTFIYIKDAIEAVLLMIENPARANGFIFNVGNPNNEVTVKQLAEMMTQVYSNVTGLSPLETPTVDVSSKEFYGEGYDDSDKRIPDMTIINRQLGWNPKTSLWDLLESTLTYQHRTYAEAVKQAMSKSTAN; encoded by the exons ATGGCAGGAGGAGGGAGAGTAGATCTAGATGGAAACCCTATTAAGCCCATAACAATATGCATGATCGGTGCTGGTGGTTTCATTGGGTCCCACTTATGTGAAAAACTCATGGCGGAGACACCTCATACGGTGCTAGCCGTTGATGTTTACTGTGATAAGATTAAGCATTTGCTTGAACCGTCTGAACTTCCTTGGAATGGTCGTATTCAGTTTCATAGAATGAATATTAAGAATGATTCTCGTCTTGAAGGACTCATCAAAATGGCAGATCTG ACTGTGAATCTTGCTGCAATCTGCACTCCAGCTGATTATAATACACGTCCACTAGACACAATCTACAGCAACTTCATTGATGCTCTACCGGTG GTTAAGTACTGCTCGGAAAATGGAAAGCGTCTCATTCACTTTTCCACTTGTGAAGTTTATGGGAAAACCATAGGTGCCTTTTTACCCCAAGACAGCCCATTGCGCCAA GATCCTGCTTTTTATGTTCTTTCGGAAGATTCATCTCCTTGCATATTTGGATCTATTGAGAAGCAAAGGTGGTCCTACGCCTGTGCAAAACAATTGATTGAGAGATTGATCTATG CTGAGGGTGCTGAGAATGGCCTAGAATTCTCCATTGTTAGGCCCTTCAATTGGATTGGTCCCAGGATGGATTTTATACCTGGGATTGATGGTCCTAGTGAAGGTGTTCCAAGAGTGTTGGCTTGCTTTAGTAAT AACCTTTTAAGACGTGAACCACTAAAGCTAGTGGACGGTGGACACTCACAGAGAACCTTCATATATATCAAGGATGCTATTGAAGCTGTTCTCCTGATGATT GAAAATCCTGCACGGGCCAATGGCTTTATCTTTAACGTGGGCAATCCTAATAATGAAGTTACTGTCAAGCAGCTAGCTGAAATGATGACTCAG GTGTACTCAAACGTGACTGGGCTATCTCCTCTTGAAACACCTACAGTTGATGTAAGTTCCAAAGAATTTTATGGCGAGGGGTATGATGACAGTGACAAGCGAATTCCAGACATGACCATAATTAACAGACAGCTTG GTTGGAACCCAAAGACATCCCTATGGGACTTGCTTGAATCTACTCTCACATACCAACACAGGACATATGCTGAGGCTGTCAAGCAGGCAATGTCAAAGTCAACTGCAAATTGA
- the LOC124897742 gene encoding putative late blight resistance protein homolog R1A-10 — protein MLSEDIAEYYLKNLIGRNLVMVSKKSSDDKIKACRIHDLLLDFCKKKAKVENFLQCIKGDNDMYPSSISYQKHSILRRLCIHFQGDNLAEWSSICPDVQSFHLMTGREIGLSSISHASQTFKQSQVSVGARFRIHFLLGSWGTWATELHLPPSLKKLTLSNGRVFCLGQVSILPRLVVLKLLQVTIHSNVWQVTYEQFPHLKFLKLRDPSFSEWNVTDDAFPCLENLVLRRWRHLEEILSGFAYMLTLNSIEVTACKKILVELAKNIRETQVEMLNTALYPEIERSYLDPQMPARFG, from the exons ATGCTTTCTGAGGATATAGCAGAATATTACTTAAAAAACCTTATTGGACGAAACCTCGTGATGGTTTCCAAGAAAAGTTCCGATGATAAGATAAAGGCATGTCGCATTCATGACTTGTTGCTTGATTTTTGTAAAAAGAAAGCCAAGGTGGAGAACTTTCTACAATGCATAAAAGG GGACAATGATATGTATCCATCTTCTATTTCCTATCAGAAGCATAGCATTTTACGACGCTTATGCATTCACTTTCAAGGTGATAATCTTGCAGAATGGAGTTCGATTTGTCCAGATGTACAATCTTTCCATTTGATGACGGGTAGAGAAATTGGATTATCTTCAATAAGCCACGCATCACAGACTTTTAAACAGTCTCAAGTTTCTGTGGGTGCTAGATTTAGAATTCACT TTCTCTTGGGGTCGTGGGGGACCTGGGCCACCGAGCTGCACTTGCCTCCAAGTCTCAAGAAATTAACACTATCCAATGGTCGTGTATTTTGTCTAGGTCAAGTCTCAATCCTCCCGAGACTTGTGGTACTCAAACTGCTACAAGTTACCATTCATTCCAATGTATGGCAAGTGACCTATGAGCAGTTCCCCCACCTCAAATTCTTGAAACTACGAGATCCTTCTTTTTCTGAATGGAATGTTACAGATGATGCTTTTCCATGCCTTGAGAACTTGGTGTTGAGAAGATGGCGACATCTTGAGGAGATCCTTTCTGGCTTTGCATACATGCTGACTCTAAATTCCATTGAGGTGACGGCATGCAAAAAAATACTGGTTGAATTAGCCAAGAATATCCGGGAAACACAAGTTGAAATGCTAAATACTGCTCTTTATCCAGAAATAGAACGATCATACCTTGACCCTCAAATGCCAGCTCGATTCGGCTAA